In the Gemmatimonadota bacterium genome, GGGGCCTCAGGGCGGTAGCGGGGGCGGGACGGATTCCTCTCATGGAGTGTCGTCCGCACCGGTCCCGCCATGAGTCGTCCGGCTTCACGACTCACCTTGTGACGGTCCCCCTCAGCTCGAGGACGCCGGCTCGGAGAGGACGGAGGCCAGCGCCTCCTCCAGCACCTCGCGGGAGAACGGCTTCTGGACGAAGGCCGAGAGCCGCACCGACTCCGGCACCGCCTCGGCGGAGAACCCGCTCGCCATCACGACCGGAACGGTCCAGCCCCGCGCGCGGATCTCGGCAAGGGTCGCCGGGCCCCCGCGTCGCGGCATCATGACGTCGAGGAGGACGACGTCGATCGTGCGTCCGGCTGGCGTGCCGAGCTGTGCGAGCGCCTCCTCGCCGTCCCGGGCCTGTTCCACGAACATCCCCATGCGTGTGAGGAGGCGTGTGACCACGCTCCGGACCGATTCCTCGTCGTCCACCACGAGGATCCGTCGGCCGCGCAGGCGGTCGGCCACCGAGCGCGCCGACGGCGCGGCCGGCGCGGCCTCCTCGTCCGCGAGCGGGAGCGCGACGGTGAAGTGGCTCCCTCCGCCGGGGAACGACTCGAGGCGCAGCGCGCCCCGGTGGCTGCGGATCACCCCGAGGGCCGAGGCGAGGCCCAGCCCGCGTCCGGCGCCCTTGGAGGAGAAGAACGGGTCGAAGATCCGCCGCGCGGTCGCGGCGTCCATGCCGACGCCGTTGTCGAGCACTTCGAGCAGGGCGTACGCGCCCGGCTCCAGATCACCGCCGAGGACCTGCCGCGCGAGCCATTCGCGGTCGAGGACGGCGAGCCGCGTACGTACGGTGACGCGACCGTCGTGACCGGAGGTCTCGACGGCATCAGCCGCGTTGGTGACGAGGTTGAGGACGACCTGTCGCAGTTGCGTCACGTCGCCCGACACGGGGAGCGGGGTGTCGCTCCATTCCATCTCGAGCGCGACGCGCCGCGAGACGGAGACGCGGAGCATCTCCTTGATCTCGCGTGCGCAGTCGGTGAGGTCGACCGTGCGCGTCTCGATGGCCCCTCGGCCGGCGTAGGCGAGCATCTGCCGGCAGAGGTTCGCCGCCTCGTCGACGGTGTGCACGATCCCTTCGACGTCGTCCTCCGCCTCCTTCGGCAAGCCGTCCGCGACCGCGAGAAGGTCGGCGCGTCCGCGGATGGCCATCAGCAGGTTGTTGAAGTCGTGCGCGATGCCGCCGGCGAGGACGCCGAGGCTCTCGAGCTTCTGGGAGTGAAGGAGTTGCGCCTCGAGTTCGCGGCGCTCGGCCTCGGCGCGGACGCGGGCGGAGACGTCGCGGAACGACCAGAGTCGGTCGCCGCGGCGCGTGGCGCCGGGCAGCTGGTCGACCTCCACCTCCCAGACGCGCCCGTCGGTGAAGGTCAGCATGCCCTGCAGGCGAGCGGTATCCGCCGGCGGGATGAGCAACGAGCGGGCGTCCGGCGTCTCCGTCGCGACGATGAGTCCGTCGAGCGGCGGTTCGATGGGTTCGCCCACCACTGGTGCCCGGAGACCAACCGGCCAGATCGCGACGATCGCATCGTTGATGTGGGTGACGATCCCCGCCGGGTCGGCGACGACGATCCCCTCGCCGGAGGCGTCCAGCACGGCGCGCAGGCGTCGTTCGCCGTTGGCGTGCTCACGCTGCGAGCGGAGCAGGCCCTCGACGAGGGCGGCGGTCACGAGCGTGGAGAGCATGACCACGTTCGCGAACACCCACGTGAGGGTGAGCGTCTGGTTCGGCCCCGCGGTGGCGGGTGGGGCTTGCCCCTCGGCCGCACTGAACGGATCGTCCTGCCCCGCGGCCACGGTGAACGGTCCAGTGTGCCCCACGGCGGCGAGGACCGCGATCGCGGTGGTGACGAGCGCGCCGGTCGCGGCCCACCGCATGCCGAGTCGCACCGCTCCCCAGAGCAGCACGGGGATGGGGAGGAAGAACAGTCGCACCGTCAGGCTCGTCTCCTCCGCCGTGAAGGGCCACCAGGCGGCGGCGAAGGACGCGACGATCACGGCGAGCACCTCGGTGCGTCGCGGCAGGGCGGACGGCAGCGACTTCGCGAGCGCCTTCTGCGCCGCTGTCCGGCTCCAGACCAGCACGACCGGCGTGATGATCAGGATGCCCATCGCGTGCGTCAGCCACCACTGGATCGCCACCATCGGCACCGCCTCCGATGGGAGGCCGACGAACAGTTTGAGCGAGGTGACGCTGATGGTCGCGGCGAGCGCCGCCGAGAGGCCGGAGGCGAGCGCCAGCAGGAGCAGCACGTCGGTCACGGATCGCAGGCCCACGTCGAAGCGCGCGCGACGGAGCAGTCCGACCGCCAGCACGACCTCCATGGCATTGGCCGAGCCCGTCAGGAGCACGTGCGGGAGCGGGTCGCCCGACAGGAGCGTCGTGGCAGCCCCGCCGAGGGCGACGCCCCACCAGACGCTGAACGGCAGGAGCAGGGCGGCGGCGACCGCGAACCCGCTGGAGGCCCAGATGACCCGGCGGATCTCGATGTCCCCCGCCTCACCGAGCGTGAGCGTCGCGTGGCCGATGGCCGCGTAGGCCACCGCCAGCAGGAGGTTCGTCGCGATCGGTCGAGCGCGCAGGAAGGCGACCATGCCAGCGGGGGCTGCGAGGGCTGCTCATGCAACATCATGCCCGGTACCGACCGGAGCAAGGCACCGGGCCGACTCGCTTCCCGGACCGGGGGCCGCTCCCTACCTTTGAGCATCCCCCGCGGGCGCCCCGGCATCGGTGCGCCCGCGCGGTTTCCTCGCCTCTCTCCCGCCCGATGTCCGTGTCCAGCACCCCTGCGTCCGTCGACCCCACCCGCATCAGCGACCTCCCGGCCCTCGTGGGCTCCACGGTGAGCGTGAGCGGCTGGGTCCAGCACCTCCGCTCGTCCGGCAAGATCGCCTTCATCGTGCTGCGCGACGGCACCGGCACGCTCCAGTGCGTCGTGCCCAAGAAGGAGGTCAGCGAGGGCACGTGGGAGCACTTCGGGCAGCTCACGCTCGAGACCTCCATCACCGTCACCGGCGAGATCCGGGCTGACGCGCGCCAGGCCGGTGGGGTGGAGCTCGGGCTCAAGGAGCTGGTGATCATCGGCCCCAGCGCGCTCGACTACCCGATCCAGCCCAAGGAGCACGGCGTCGACTTCCTGCTCGACAACCGGCACTTCTGGCTCCGGACGCCGCGGCAGGTCGCGATCATGCGGATCCGCCATGAGATCGAGCAGGCGATCCACGACTTCTTCTACGAGCGCGGGTTCCTCCGCGTCGACACGCCCATCCTCACGGCGGCGATCGGCGAGCGTGCCGGCCTCTTCGCCACCGAGTACTTCGACGAGGGGAACGCCTACCTCGCGCAGACCGGCCAGCTCTACGGCGAGGCCGCGGCGGCCGCCTTCGGGAAGATCTACACCTTCGGCCCCACCTTCCGCGCCGAGAAGTCCAAGACGCGCCGCCACCTCACCGAGTTCTGGATGATCGAGCCCGAGGTGGCGTTCAACGACACGCACGCGAACATGCGCCTGCAGGAGGACTTCGTGTCCTACCTCGTGCAGCGCTGCGTCGAGCGCCGCCCGGCCGAGCTCAAGGAACTCGAGCGCGACCTCTCGAAGCTCGAGCGGATCAAGGCGCCATTCCCGCGCATCGACTACACCGACGCGGTCGCGACGCTCCAGAAGAAGGGCAGTGCGGTGCAGTGGGGCGACGACCTCGGCGCCGAGGACGAATCGCTGCTCGTCGAGGACTACGACACGCCGATCTTCATCTGCAACTACCCGAAGGAGGCGAAGGCCTTCTACATGAAGGAGAACCCGGCCGATCCGCGCACCGTGCTCTGCGACGACATGCTCGCGCCGGAAGGGTACGGCGAGATCATCGGCGGCTCGCAGCGCGAGGACGATCACGACAAGCTCCTCGCGCGCATCCACGAGGAGCAGTTGCCGGTCGAGGCCTACTCCTGGTATCTCGACCTGCGGAAGTACGGGACGTTCGTGCACTCGGGGTTCGGGCTCGGGCTCGAACGCACCGTCGCGTGGATCTGCGGCACCCCGCACATCCGCGAGTGCATCGCCTTCCCGCGCATGATGCATCGTCTCCATCCCTGAGGCACCTGATGAGCCGCGACACCGTTCCGCCCACCTGCTGATCCCGTGAGCGCTTCCGCATGAGCGCCTCCGAGCTACCGCGGAATCCCGGGCAGCCGCTCGACCTCGACGTCGTGCGGTCGATCCGGGTGAACCGGAGCGCCGCGGAGCGGCGCGCCGCGACCATCCCGACCCGCCGCACGGTCAAGAAGGAGTGGCAGGCGGCCTGGCTCCTCAAGGCGAT is a window encoding:
- a CDS encoding MASE1 domain-containing protein; its protein translation is MVAFLRARPIATNLLLAVAYAAIGHATLTLGEAGDIEIRRVIWASSGFAVAAALLLPFSVWWGVALGGAATTLLSGDPLPHVLLTGSANAMEVVLAVGLLRRARFDVGLRSVTDVLLLLALASGLSAALAATISVTSLKLFVGLPSEAVPMVAIQWWLTHAMGILIITPVVLVWSRTAAQKALAKSLPSALPRRTEVLAVIVASFAAAWWPFTAEETSLTVRLFFLPIPVLLWGAVRLGMRWAATGALVTTAIAVLAAVGHTGPFTVAAGQDDPFSAAEGQAPPATAGPNQTLTLTWVFANVVMLSTLVTAALVEGLLRSQREHANGERRLRAVLDASGEGIVVADPAGIVTHINDAIVAIWPVGLRAPVVGEPIEPPLDGLIVATETPDARSLLIPPADTARLQGMLTFTDGRVWEVEVDQLPGATRRGDRLWSFRDVSARVRAEAERRELEAQLLHSQKLESLGVLAGGIAHDFNNLLMAIRGRADLLAVADGLPKEAEDDVEGIVHTVDEAANLCRQMLAYAGRGAIETRTVDLTDCAREIKEMLRVSVSRRVALEMEWSDTPLPVSGDVTQLRQVVLNLVTNAADAVETSGHDGRVTVRTRLAVLDREWLARQVLGGDLEPGAYALLEVLDNGVGMDAATARRIFDPFFSSKGAGRGLGLASALGVIRSHRGALRLESFPGGGSHFTVALPLADEEAAPAAPSARSVADRLRGRRILVVDDEESVRSVVTRLLTRMGMFVEQARDGEEALAQLGTPAGRTIDVVLLDVMMPRRGGPATLAEIRARGWTVPVVMASGFSAEAVPESVRLSAFVQKPFSREVLEEALASVLSEPASSS
- the asnS gene encoding asparagine--tRNA ligase; the protein is MSVSSTPASVDPTRISDLPALVGSTVSVSGWVQHLRSSGKIAFIVLRDGTGTLQCVVPKKEVSEGTWEHFGQLTLETSITVTGEIRADARQAGGVELGLKELVIIGPSALDYPIQPKEHGVDFLLDNRHFWLRTPRQVAIMRIRHEIEQAIHDFFYERGFLRVDTPILTAAIGERAGLFATEYFDEGNAYLAQTGQLYGEAAAAAFGKIYTFGPTFRAEKSKTRRHLTEFWMIEPEVAFNDTHANMRLQEDFVSYLVQRCVERRPAELKELERDLSKLERIKAPFPRIDYTDAVATLQKKGSAVQWGDDLGAEDESLLVEDYDTPIFICNYPKEAKAFYMKENPADPRTVLCDDMLAPEGYGEIIGGSQREDDHDKLLARIHEEQLPVEAYSWYLDLRKYGTFVHSGFGLGLERTVAWICGTPHIRECIAFPRMMHRLHP